From the genome of Candidatus Bathyarchaeota archaeon:
AGAGCGTAAGGATGGGTAACGACTTCGTCGCGAACCTCGTCAAAAACCTGCCGGATAGGCTTAGGGGATACGCCTTCATAACGGGACTGGGGGATGTCGAAGAAAACCTCAGGGAGCTTGAGAGAGCGATACAAGACCTAGAGCTTCACGGGGTTAAGATGTTCCCAAACCTAGGATGGTATCCAGACGACCCTAAGATGGACCCTATATACGAGCTTATCGAAGACCTGGGAGTCCCCATACTCTTCCACAGCGGGGTAGTACCATGGATATCGGATATACACGGTCAGGGGCCGCTTCTCTCGAAGTATTCTAGACCCGTATACTACGAAGGTGTAGTCAGGAGGTTTCCGAGGCTCAAGATTATACTAGCCCATATGAGCTGGCCTTGGTTCATGGAGGCCATAACCGTGGCATACTTGACGCCCAACATATACCTAGACCTGTGCACAGACTTCACCACCGCTACAACCCGTCTAAAAGAGGAGGCTTTGAAGATGGCCTTGGAAACGATAGGCGTCGAGAGGCTTCTATACGCGTCAGACGCTACGCCTCTCGGGTGGGAATACATGCGTGAACACCTCGACCGTACGGTTAAACTGCTCAGGAGGCTGAAGGTTTCAGAGGAAGATA
Proteins encoded in this window:
- a CDS encoding amidohydrolase, whose product is MISMFVADTHVHLLGSEKPSEVEASMDKAGVDLLFVIAPYKQTFMPQGRVSCANIKSVRMGNDFVANLVKNLPDRLRGYAFITGLGDVEENLRELERAIQDLELHGVKMFPNLGWYPDDPKMDPIYELIEDLGVPILFHSGVVPWISDIHGQGPLLSKYSRPVYYEGVVRRFPRLKIILAHMSWPWFMEAITVAYLTPNIYLDLCTDFTTATTRLKEEALKMALETIGVERLLYASDATPLGWEYMREHLDRTVKLLRRLKVSEEDIAKILGGNARKLFKL